Within the Planococcus lenghuensis genome, the region TTAATAATTTATTACACAAGGAACTTGACGGTATAAATCGATAAAAACAACCATTGACCGTCGCATTCGTTTCATTAGTTAACACAAATCTATCATTTAGCAGAGTATAGGTTACCTTAAAGACGGTTTCTACTGAAGAAGCTGTCGATTTCTTTCAATAAAAACGCCATTTTAATCGTTTTCATCTCATAATTCCGCTTTTCTTATTGCAGAAGAAAAATCGGAGCGTTAAGATGAAACTATCTTAGTTTAATGGAATGAAAAAAGACCTCTCAGCGTGTTAATGAGTGTTGGTAGCACTCAAAAACCGTCATCCCTAACCAATCCTTAGGGGCAACACCTGCCAAGAAGCCTTTCTTCTCATGGTGTCATTGTAGTCGATAAATGACACTATTTCAAGGCTTAAGAAGGCACTTGTTCCCTTATGCGTCATTTTAGGGAATAAGTGCTTTTTTCGTTCCCTGAAAGGGGATTTCTACACAATGACAACCATGACCATCGACACCAATCGACTGCTGACAGCGTACAACCGGGATGTACAGCGATTTATGATGAACGGCCATACATGTACCTCGGCCAAGAAACGACGCCTGCTCGATACGATTGAACAAGCGGTGCTGCAAGCCGGAAAAAGTTTTGACCGGCTCTTCCCGGCCAAGACGAAACGCCAGGCTGTCCTGGATGAAATCGTCTTCCTGCTGTCGGCCTCCGGCATCTGCAAGGTCTCAGCAGGCACACTGGCCGACAAAACCGGCGCTTCTCCGCGCACAGTCGCTTCAGCCGTTAAGAACATCAAGGAGACCGGCCAGATCCTTGTAGGCGGCCTAGCAGACGGCAAGAACAAATACATATTCGTTTTAAAGTCACATGAGAACTTTCCGGTGATTATGAAAGAGGTCTTCTTCATCGACGATGCACAACAGAATGCACAGCAGATTGCATATCAGGAAAATCCGGAAACCCTTGGGGCTGTAAGCCCGGAGGGCGAAAAATCGGTTTCTAACCATCTTAACGAATTTAATTCTAAACAAGAAAAAACTAATATACAGCAAATGGTTGAAGATGATCTTAATAACCTAAAAGAAACACCTGTAGAAATGCGCCAAAAACTCGAGAAATATACACAAAATAAGTATCAACTGATGCTATTTGATGAAATTCAGGCATTTCCGTTCCCGGAACCGGTTAAAAATGCTGCGGGCATCCTTGCCTTGCGTGCCGGTATGGACTGTGACCAGAAACAAGTGCTGAAATCGATGAAAATTCTCAACAAAATCGGTTTGAACTTAATTGACGGTGTCGAAATTCGAAGCATTCCGGCTATTTTTAGCGCTGCCTTGGCCAATCAGCAGCCAAAAGAGCTTGAACCAGTGATTAAACCGGCAAGACGGACGCCGAAAGTCGCATTCTATGACTGGCTGACCGATCGATCATAAAGGATGGTGCCGTATGTACTTCATTAATCAGAACCACGAAGATAATTTCATCGCGCTGAGGCAGTATTACAGCAAACAGGAACACGATCCGGAATATCAGGCCCATCTTTATATTGCCGCGGTACCGGAGCTCTTTGACCTGCTGGATCCGTTTGTCCTCCAGAAAGCGAGCGGTGCAGCGCTGACCACATTGATGACGTATAACGAACAAGCCGGCAACTTGATGCCGAGTCATGGCGGTCTGACCAGTGCGACTACGCATCTCTTAGAAATTGGTATGAGCCTATACAACGGTTATCCATGCAATTTAGATTTTCGTCCATCTAACGAGCATGCTGAAGTGATTATTCAAGCGTTAAAAATTCGATACGGTCTTTAAGTCGAATTCCATCGAAACGTTGCTATACCAACGTTTTATTGAGCGTTATAGCGTTATAGCGGTCGAATCAAGCAATGAAATGGGGTGAACAGATGGCGATATACAGCCCTGCGGATCTCGCTGCCTTGCTGAAGGTAAAGGAGTCTACTGTGCGTAAGTACTCGCTGCTGTTGGAGGAAGTCGGATATGAGTTCCAGCGCAACGCCCAAGGACAGCGCTGGTACCGCGATGAGGACGTTATAGCGCTACAGAAGTTTGTAACGCTCAAGCGTAACGGCGATATGACGCTGAAAGACTGTGCTGAAGGGGTGTTAGCGTGGTCAAAGGGCAGCGATATAACGGAGGTTCGAACCGTTACATATAACGCTGATGAGCGTTATAACAGCGTTATAACGCCGGCGATTCAAGAAGAGGTTCAGAGCTTGCGTGAACTCCTGGAGAAACAGCACGAGACTATCACCGGCCTTCAGCAAGAATTGTCAGCAGAACGGGAACGCCAGGAACAGAAAGACCAGGCCCTGTTCCGTGCAATTGAACAGCTGCAGGAAACATTGGACAAGGAAAGGGAGCAAACTGAGAATGTGTTACCGGAACCAGACTTTACGTCACCGCCAGAAACAAAAACGGAAGAAAAACGGTCATTTTTTTCTCGTTTTTTCAACAAAAAGAAATCCTGAAGAGCAGGTCGGATTCAGGAGATTCACAAGAGGAAAAGGGGGAGCGAATGCTATTCCTTTTTTTGAGAGTGCCCACTTACGCACCGTTCCGGTTTCAGTGGGTGGGACACTCGTCAAAAGAACGAGTGCCCATCTATACACCCCGGAAAATTAGGGTGCAAATGGGGTCCCCTCCGGCGACGAAATAACGCTTGCAGCGTTGAACCTGCCGGGGCAAAAATCAACCCCTGAAAGTCCAATGCGAATCATTATTACCGGACGGAGTTCACCCAATCGGCATAACGGTTCACACGTTATGTATAAATGGGCACTCTGCCTTTTCGGAATCCGGTTGAGTGGTCGTGTGGCAGGTTTGCAGGGTGACGGATTCCAGAGAACAGGAGCCCGGAATCCGGACAATCCTGCAAGATGCGGGCTTTTATGCGCGGAGGATTCCGCTCTTTATCCTGCCCTCCGAAATTCCGTTCCGGTTTTCGGGGGTTCCGGTGTTGCTGTTTGGTGAGGGGAACCCTCATAGTCAACAGAACCGTGAAATTAAAAGCGAACACCCAAGACAAATCAGAAGCGTTTCAAGAGTATTTTTGGTCTTCAACTATACAAGAAAACTATATAATGGTTAGAATACACCTAATTTTATAAATTTTTTAATTTTTTTATTCACTTTTAATGGAAATACTGTTATAATTTTTAGGGTAAG harbors:
- a CDS encoding MerR family transcriptional regulator; the protein is MAIYSPADLAALLKVKESTVRKYSLLLEEVGYEFQRNAQGQRWYRDEDVIALQKFVTLKRNGDMTLKDCAEGVLAWSKGSDITEVRTVTYNADERYNSVITPAIQEEVQSLRELLEKQHETITGLQQELSAERERQEQKDQALFRAIEQLQETLDKEREQTENVLPEPDFTSPPETKTEEKRSFFSRFFNKKKS
- a CDS encoding DUF2538 family protein, translating into MYFINQNHEDNFIALRQYYSKQEHDPEYQAHLYIAAVPELFDLLDPFVLQKASGAALTTLMTYNEQAGNLMPSHGGLTSATTHLLEIGMSLYNGYPCNLDFRPSNEHAEVIIQALKIRYGL